A region of the Aphelocoma coerulescens isolate FSJ_1873_10779 chromosome 1, UR_Acoe_1.0, whole genome shotgun sequence genome:
TTAGCTTGTTGAGCCTGGCATGGCATGTGTGCTCCCATCCCTTGAGCACAATGTGATTGCTTTGATGCTTTCTAAAGTAACAATACAATATGACCTTACAGAACTTACAGCTGTATTGACTGGTTTGAAACCAAAGTAAAAACGACATGGCAGAAATCATTAACACTACTCTCAGAGGCAGTCCATAATACTGGACATAGTAAGCTtatgcctggaaaaaaaaaatggaaccgGTACCATATTTTTTGTAACCTCTCCTTATTAGGTACTTCTGTTGGGTGTGAGGTTTATTATATTTAGCATCTCTCATCAAGCCTGTCTAAAGTGATGTAGCCAAAGCCATATGAATGCACAGCCCTGCTATTCAGAGAAAGGCTGCATAGGCTCCTGTTGTGCCAATACATTTATAGAAGCATCTGGACCAGAGTGCATGAAATTGTGTGCAGGACCTGCTTCAGGTCCCTTGCAGTCCAAGGTTTGTAGATTCATGTGAACGCTATACCAAGTTGGTTTAGTTTTCCCGTTtgttaaaataacaaaacaaccaagacacACACCACAAACCCTACTCTGAGTGTAAGGTTTTCTACTGGATTTTCTTAGAAAGCCCTGCAGAACCTGTAGGATAAGGCTTCATTTGTTAAACAATCACAGTTCCCTTAAAGCCAGCAGAACTTCTCATAGTTACTTGGTAGCTGAAGACTTAGCACCGGGCTTATACAAAACACAGAATCaactgggttggaaaagacccctgagatcattgagtccaacctttgaccaaaccACCACCATGCCAgtgcactgagtgccatgtccagtctttctatacacacctccagggacagtgactccaccacctctctgggcagcccattccaatgcctaaccatcctttctgtgaagaaattcctcataATGTCCAAAACATACAAGCATTCAAAAATGTATGCAGCAGCTCAGTGCCTAGAATGCTTTAATCTGACACATGCAGGGCTGTAATTTTCAGTACCTCCCAATCTCTCACAATTTTCACCATCTGCATCTTATCAGTGTTCAGCTACTCATCCTGAAAAAGCATCAACAGCTAGCAGGGTTTGGGGTATCCCCAGCCCTGTGTGGTGTCCTTCTCACCCATCTCTTCTACAGGTCTGTCCATTAGTAAAACCACCAACTCATGACTCTGCAGGACACAGCAGTTCTGTATCTCCTTTGCAGACATTCAATTAAACACAGCTGATGCAGATCAATTGCTTTTATCTGCATGCCAGGCCTGGGAAAACTGAATCACACAGAAACTAAACATCTATCTACTCCCTCCTTACTTCAGTCCTGCAAATCTAATTGTGGAAGTCTGTTTCCTACCACTTCTTTGGTTGGGATGTGTCCCTCAGTGCCCTGAAAGTGCTCCTTCATTAGTTTGGGACAAATGTGTCCAAGAAGTCAGCTGAACATTCAAAGATGGACAATGAAGCATCCAGGCTGCCTGTAGGCCATGCTGAAAATTTGACCCGGGGATCAAACCTCTTATCTGGCTCATCTGGCCACAAAAGGCTGGGTAATGCTTTTTGAGAGTCCTGCCTAGAAACTGCAGCTGGGTGCAAGGCCTGAGTTTTTGAGGTTATGAAGAATCCCAGTTCCTTTTAGTGTCAGTGAACACTAAGAGGACCCAGCACACTTTACATTTGAAATGTTCATTTGTTTGCCAAAACTTAGATCCTCAAACCCAGCAGTAATAGGAAATTCTGCCTCTGCTGCCTTTAGAAAGCAGGTTCTTGGCAGTATGATTCTCCTGCACATAAAAAGAAAGATACAGAATTCTGGGCAAGGTCCTTCACTTTGCACCACTGTTTGGAGAGTCtctgtggcagaaaaaaaattttgccTTGTGTGCTCTGCTTTAATATTCATTACTCAACAAAGAccttttgtttttcaggccAAGCTTTCCTCCCTCCATACAACACAACTTCatgcttctgccaaaggctcatCTTCAGGCCACCTCAGGGGCTCCAAGGAATTTCAAGACCAAGATGTCAAATGCCACTGCCACAGGAAGGCAAGCAGAACACCTTCAGCAGACAGCTCATGCCCAGAGACAAGATCAAACTCCATTCAGGAATTTGCAGAGTCCTTTGAAAAGCAATTGCATCTCAAAAGCAAACGCTCAGTTTCTTTGGTAGGTAACAACCAACTTAAGatcactacagaaaaaaaagtccaagCAACCAAGTCAGCTTTATCCTTTGTGTAATTGCTGTGACATTGCTGGGGGAAGTGCAGACAAACTCCAGTTGGAATTTCTCATATTATGTGGTCTCAAATTACTACAGTAACACAAACAAGGTTAAAGTTGTATCATTAGTGTGAGGATTTTTGTTGTGGTGTTACTGTCTAGGCTTATTCAGGAATGTTTATCCTCAAAATGAGACACCACACTGGCTCATATGGCAATGTTTTCAGAGATTTCTCTGGCTGTGACAACAGAACATGACAATATAAACCCAGATTTGCTTCACTTTTGCTGCAAGACCCAGCTTAGTTTTTCACTGCTGCTGACCTGACTTAACCTATATGGTGTTATCTGTAATACTGCCAGACACTGCAGTGTTTGAGAGGCTTCTCTCTTGCCCCTCAGGACTCCATCCATCTGctttctgcagtgtcaccacaCGGCCGCAGCAGCAGCTACTGCTGTAAGTGGCTGAACATAATTTCACTGAAAGAGCATGCAGGCAGCAGGGGATTCTCCCCCCATTTCTTCCTTGTCCCCATCATTCTGCCCTGAGCCATGAGCATTTGTTTTGTCTGGTGTGTATTGATGAAGTAGCCAATAACAATCTTTTGTCTATGAcactttaatatatttttattattgtgaTACATAATATCTGCTGTATCACACAATGGAAGAAAGGGTAATAAATCCTAACTCACTTTTAAGTATCAGAAGAACACTATCAAATTGTCACTCCATTCAAAAAGTTGTGCTTAAATAACACCTGACATTAGCATCAAATAGccacagaaggaaaaatctttttttttttttcagtttcttgacACTGACAGTTTGTatggaaaagtaattttaagcTCTCTTTGAACACCTTCTGCacagcaaaagggaaaaaagggtctCTTTTCAATAAGCAGCATAATTACATGATCAGTCCCATAATTATAGTCCTTGCATGACCAGTCCTCTAAGAATATGCAGAATTATGGTGATGACAGCACTGTTACACCATTGTCAAAATTTCAAATGCATTTCCtaatcttctttttcctctttaggAGCTCTTCAGTTGATTTCATTTGGAAATTTACATTGCCTTATGTGCCAACATTCACCAGTGGTTGTCTGGTTCCTCATTTATAATTTCTCAAAAATGCCTGTGTTTAGAAAGTCTGTGAGTGTATAGTTGTATGATTAGGTATAGTGAGCATAATGTATTAAATATGGCTTCAGTTCCAGTTAGAAGCTTGGATTCCAATGCAGCTCTGTAATCAGCAGTGGGGTGTGTATTTTAGTCTGTTTTTCAAGCAGACCAAGTTGTCGTTCCCTCAGTCACCATTGCAGTCTGGGAGATGTGAAAGACTTGAGAATctcaaagaactgagcaattgGTCAGAGATCTGAAAGGAAATTTGGGCTTAAACCTGTGTCTCCAAATGGAGCATTTTTTTGCATTCTGAGCTCTATGGGTGCATTTCAAACCACCATGATCAGACAGGTGAACAGTGTGGGAAAGGTAATTCATCTCCTTCCCTGCATAGATATCTGTCTGATAGATGTGTCTTTGAGAACCCTTCATGACCTTGTTTTCAGTGAGGTCTTTGCAGCTAGCACTGAGCAGCTTTCAGGCACATAAAGATGGACCAAGTGAAAGGACAGAAACAGAGTCTGGGCTGAAATCTCAGAcccccttcctctctccctcctgtcTGCTCTCCTCTTCAAGTCCACTGGGCAGGTGACCCTCCTATCATATACAGAATAAAATCAAAGCATGTGTGTTGCTTCTTGCTGAGCTTTAGAGTGACTGCCTTGGGCCTTAAATTTCAGCCCATCATGGTAAAGCCAGTCTTGGTGAGGCAGGTTACTGGAATATTTTGTTTCAtagtgaaataaaataatgagctttttttttgttcttgtagGAGTCACTTTTAATTCCCTGctattttttccctgccttttaGCAACCTGAAGGTGTAAAGGAGAGACGAGAAAGAGAAAAGTTGCATTTGAGAAAAAGCAAGTCTCATAAGAAAATGGGAGAGAAATCAGAGCCAAGGAGAGAGCGGGAAGAAGCTGAAGATTCAGAAGTACCTGCAAAACACAGCGAACAGTTTCCATCCCAAGCAAGCACTCAGAAAGGTTATGTATGCACAGGCAGCTAGAATGCATTGAGATCATCAATCTTAACACTCCCCCTGAAGAGCAGAGGGAGCATTCTTGTTCTGACTAGAAGAGGCCCATTAGCTAGAATAACACCTAAGTTGTAAATTAAAAGTAAAGTTCAACTGCATCACTGGCACCATGTTACTACCTTCCTTTCTTTACTTTTGTCATTAGAAATGTGACCTTTGACATAGGAGTGTATCAGTAGCAAGATCCAAGTTAGAAATTAACCACTATAAGAGGGTCTCAGGCAAATTTAGCATTGCAGCAGGACAGTCGTGGATGTGTTCATTGTAGAGGAGACCACCATCTATGTATTACAGAGCCATGCAAAGCCTTATGTtccttttttaatggaaaacagGCTTTTTGGTAGGTTTGGGTAAAAAAAAGTATACATAAGCAGCATACACTGCTTCCTGCCCCTGACATTCACTGAGATTTGTCTTGAAAACAGATATCTTTTTGGTTTGACAATCTTTCAGCTCCCAATTTATGTAAGTAAGAGAAGAGAAGCCCGTGGTTTTTCCTATACCTCCCCGATGTCTCACTTCTCTGCTTTTCCTATCCCTATGCAGTATGATTCTGGTTTCTGTGGCATCTCCCAGCCCTCTCCCATGTTCTCAGTCCCATTTCCCCAGGCAGACAACTAGTTTTTTCTCCCAGCTTTACCCTCATcaccttgtttcttttgtggCCTTCCCCTCTCCATTTACTAGTTTATAGCCCTGCCTTGTAGCTATCAACCTCTTTTACTACGTCTCTACTTTTCCTTCATCAAAATTTGAGCCTTGCTGAAAATTCTCTAGTAAAGTCAGAGATGTTCTGTCTCTCATATTTCCATATAATCTCCTCAAGAGATTGCTGAGGCATTGCagccctttttccttttccagaacTTGGGCCAAACTGGCTGTCTATGATAAGCAGGACTTAGGAAAACTCTCTTCCTCTGGCTGAGGATCTCCTGAACACAGGTGTAAATCTCATCTCCACATGCTCACAAACAGATACACACTGCCACAATCCCACTATGCCCACCTTTCTTCAACGTGCCAGTGTTCTCTGCAGATACAACCCTGCTCTCTTTGGGAATAAACTCCCCAGGCCTACTATGGAGAAAGCCTGGTTTGGATAATACAGTTAGAGAAGAGTGAGGACGAATGAAATCATGAGCAAAAGTCATGGTCTGATGGATATTCTTCCTGTGATTTTTCTGTAATTAACAAAGATCTTACTAATTTACCTTAGAGCCTTACTTTTGAATATTCAGCCCTTTAAAAACTTAGGGCATCCTTAAAATTTTGTAACACTTACTCCATTAAGGGATTgtgttgtttgatttttttgtttagggCTTTGGGGGATATATGAGAAAGCAATTGAACCCTTACTGATGCTTGTAAATTGCTTCTTATCTGGTAACATATATTATAAACTAATAAATCTAATAATGGAAAAATGTTCCTATGCATAGTTCCTGTCCTTCCCAATCCAGATTGAATTTTTACAAAGTTCTTCTGTCAGCCAAAACTTACATACAGATGACTTTCCCTTTACAACCTTAATCTGAAGGCTGCATTACAAAAGATCTGGATAGAAAAGAACATGGCCAGCAGTGTCTGAGTTCCTCACATGAAACCTCTCACATACATCCTTTCAGGTAGCAGCCTGTCCTCACATCTTGGGAGAGCTGAATGCCGTGTCTGCATCAGCTTTGCCTGCATTTCAGGCCatcagctgccccctcctgtttTACAGACAGGTTAACTCAGCTGGCCCCAGCAGAATTTGCTTGTGTTCATCAGACCAATGTGCTGGTTGTACACTACACCTGATGGAAAGATAACACCAAACAGAGCTAAAATAGCAGAGCCATGTGGGGCTGCCTCTGACTTGCTGGTTACCATCTCCCTAAAAGCACAGAGAAGCCTCACTGTCCACTGAGGCAGCcgggcagctctgcctgcaaacAGCTTCCCCATGTTCCACCAAATCCCATCTCTCTGATGGGAGAGTCTGTAAGTGTTTATGTGCTTTTGAACTGGCACATCAGCCCCATGGTGTGACTC
Encoded here:
- the LNP1 gene encoding leukemia NUP98 fusion partner 1; this translates as MEYDEDDDIFFAKWMSSFWGHNLIDEKEKEGRGLKKRQTRLCSERRASLPAKLSSLHTTQLHASAKGSSSGHLRGSKEFQDQDVKCHCHRKASRTPSADSSCPETRSNSIQEFAESFEKQLHLKSKRSVSLQPEGVKERREREKLHLRKSKSHKKMGEKSEPRREREEAEDSEVPAKHSEQFPSQASTQKGYVCTGS